The Pseudomonas allokribbensis genome has a window encoding:
- a CDS encoding pantothenate kinase, with product MILELDCGNSFIKWRVLDGEAGALVAEGVVDSDEALVSGLRSLDKLSLGKCRLVSVRTEDETNLLIGFLKREFDISVVCATPAREMSGVKNGYEDYERLGLDRWLAMLGGFHLAGGACLVLDFGTAVTADFISSDGEHLGGFIGPGMPLMRNQLRTHTRKIRYGDLAAERALTSHAPGRNTVEAVERGCSLMLRGFVLTQLEMARSYWGESFSVFITGGDAELVSDVAPEARVVSDLVFVGLAMACPLS from the coding sequence ATGATTCTTGAGCTTGATTGCGGAAACAGTTTTATCAAGTGGCGGGTGCTGGATGGCGAAGCAGGTGCCCTGGTCGCGGAAGGGGTGGTCGACTCCGATGAGGCATTGGTCAGCGGCCTTCGTTCGCTCGATAAATTGTCTCTCGGCAAATGCCGCCTTGTCAGTGTGAGAACTGAAGATGAGACCAATTTGCTGATTGGTTTTCTCAAGCGTGAGTTCGATATTTCCGTTGTCTGTGCGACGCCTGCTCGTGAAATGTCCGGCGTCAAAAATGGTTACGAAGACTACGAACGTCTTGGCCTTGATCGTTGGTTGGCGATGCTCGGTGGTTTTCATCTGGCTGGTGGGGCTTGCCTGGTTCTCGATTTCGGGACAGCGGTGACTGCTGATTTCATCTCGTCGGATGGTGAGCACCTGGGAGGCTTCATTGGTCCTGGTATGCCGCTAATGCGCAATCAATTGCGTACGCATACTCGAAAGATTCGCTATGGCGATCTGGCGGCGGAACGGGCATTGACGAGTCACGCTCCTGGGCGCAATACGGTCGAGGCAGTGGAGCGTGGCTGTTCGTTGATGCTCAGAGGATTCGTATTGACGCAGTTGGAGATGGCGCGCTCCTACTGGGGTGAAAGCTTCAGTGTCTTCATCACAGGTGGTGATGCCGAGTTGGTGTCGGATGTCGCGCCTGAGGCTCGGGTCGTTTCCGATTTGGTGTTCGTAGGTTTGGCTATGGCATGTCCTTTGTCCTGA
- the birA gene encoding bifunctional biotin--[acetyl-CoA-carboxylase] ligase/biotin operon repressor BirA — MLTLLNLLKDGRFHSGQALGVALGISRSAVWKQLQHLEAELGLSIHKVRGRGYQLASPLELLDSLKIEESLAGWPVSVFDSIDSTNAESLRAVDRGQMAPFLVLAERQISGRGRRGRKWVSPFAENLYYSLVLRIDGGMRQLEGLSLVVGLAVMQTLRVLGVPGAGLKWPNDVLAGRKKIAGILLELVGDPADVCHVVLGVGINVNMQATDEVDQQWTSIRLESGKSCDRNILVVELSKQLQLYLQRHQSGGFSALQAEWEANHLWQGLPVSLTAGVNQIDGVVLGIDNQGALRLKVDGVEKVFSGGELSLRLRDDS, encoded by the coding sequence ATGCTGACGTTGTTGAACCTTCTGAAGGATGGGCGATTCCATTCCGGTCAGGCTCTGGGAGTTGCCCTGGGAATTAGTCGAAGTGCAGTGTGGAAGCAGCTTCAACACCTGGAGGCTGAGCTTGGGCTATCCATACATAAAGTCCGGGGGCGGGGCTACCAGTTGGCCTCGCCACTGGAGTTGCTTGACTCGCTCAAGATAGAGGAAAGTCTTGCCGGCTGGCCTGTGAGTGTCTTCGACTCCATCGACTCTACTAATGCAGAATCGTTGCGTGCCGTTGATCGGGGGCAAATGGCGCCCTTTCTGGTGCTGGCTGAGCGACAAATTTCCGGACGTGGTCGTAGAGGTCGCAAATGGGTAAGTCCGTTTGCCGAGAACCTCTATTACAGTCTCGTATTGCGTATTGATGGTGGGATGCGTCAGCTCGAAGGGCTAAGTCTTGTTGTCGGTCTCGCGGTCATGCAAACCCTTCGCGTGCTTGGTGTGCCAGGTGCGGGGTTGAAGTGGCCCAATGACGTTTTGGCTGGGCGAAAAAAAATCGCCGGGATCTTGCTGGAGCTGGTCGGAGACCCGGCGGACGTGTGTCATGTAGTGCTGGGTGTTGGCATTAACGTGAACATGCAAGCTACTGACGAGGTTGATCAGCAGTGGACCTCGATACGGCTCGAGTCGGGAAAAAGTTGTGATCGCAATATTCTGGTGGTTGAGCTGAGCAAGCAGTTGCAGCTTTATCTGCAGCGTCATCAATCAGGAGGTTTCTCTGCGCTTCAGGCGGAGTGGGAAGCGAATCACTTATGGCAGGGACTGCCGGTTTCTCTCACTGCAGGTGTCAACCAGATAGATGGCGTGGTGCTGGGGATCGATAATCAAGGTGCGCTACGGCTGAAGGTGGATGGCGTGGAGAAAGTCTTTAGTGGTGGTGAGCTCAGCTTGAGGTTGCGTGATGATTCTTGA
- the tyrS gene encoding tyrosine--tRNA ligase, translated as MKSVEEQLALIKRGAEELLVESELIEKLKRGQPLRIKAGFDPTAPDLHLGHTVLINKLRQFQELGHQVIFLIGDFTGMIGDPSGKSATRPPLTREQVLENAETYKTQVFKILDPAKTEVAFNSTWMDQMGPADFIRLTSQYTVARMLERDDFDKRYTTNQPIAIHEFLYPLVQGYDSVALRADVELGGTDQKFNLLMGRELQRGYGQEAQCILTMPLLEGLDGVKKMSKSLGNYVGIQEAPGVMYSKLVSIPDALMWRYFELLSFRSMDEINAFRADVEAGANPRDIKIKLAEEIVARFHGEEAAANAHRGAGNRMKDGELPDDLPEVELTAAEDMPIAAVLNKAGLVKNSAAARDLLASGGVRVDGEVVDRSFICVLGSTHVCQAGKKAFARITLKSE; from the coding sequence ATGAAGTCGGTTGAAGAGCAGCTAGCGCTGATTAAACGTGGTGCGGAAGAATTGTTGGTCGAGTCCGAGCTGATCGAAAAGCTCAAGCGTGGCCAGCCGCTGCGAATCAAGGCCGGCTTCGATCCAACGGCGCCGGATCTGCACCTTGGTCACACCGTGCTTATTAATAAGCTGCGCCAGTTCCAGGAGCTGGGGCATCAGGTGATCTTCCTTATAGGCGACTTCACCGGAATGATCGGGGATCCGAGTGGCAAGAGTGCAACTCGTCCTCCGCTGACCCGTGAGCAGGTTCTGGAAAATGCCGAGACCTACAAGACTCAGGTCTTCAAGATTCTTGATCCGGCGAAAACCGAAGTCGCGTTCAACTCCACCTGGATGGATCAGATGGGGCCAGCGGACTTTATTCGTCTGACTTCGCAGTACACCGTGGCTCGTATGCTTGAGCGTGATGACTTCGACAAGCGCTACACCACCAATCAGCCAATCGCCATTCATGAGTTCCTCTATCCGCTGGTGCAGGGGTATGACTCGGTTGCATTGCGCGCGGACGTGGAGCTGGGCGGTACCGATCAGAAGTTCAATCTGTTGATGGGGCGCGAACTGCAGCGTGGTTATGGTCAGGAAGCTCAGTGCATTCTGACGATGCCCCTGCTCGAGGGGTTGGATGGCGTTAAGAAGATGTCCAAGTCGTTGGGCAACTACGTCGGTATCCAGGAAGCGCCGGGCGTCATGTACAGCAAGCTGGTTTCGATCCCGGATGCGTTGATGTGGCGTTACTTCGAACTGCTCAGCTTCCGTTCGATGGATGAGATCAATGCTTTCCGTGCTGATGTAGAGGCGGGTGCCAATCCTCGCGACATCAAGATCAAGCTGGCTGAAGAAATTGTTGCGCGTTTCCATGGTGAAGAGGCTGCTGCCAATGCTCACCGTGGTGCGGGTAACCGTATGAAGGATGGCGAGTTGCCGGATGATTTGCCGGAAGTCGAACTGACTGCTGCCGAAGATATGCCGATTGCTGCCGTCCTTAATAAGGCTGGCCTGGTAAAGAACTCGGCTGCTGCTCGTGACCTGCTGGCTTCTGGCGGTGTACGTGTGGATGGTGAGGTTGTCGATCGTTCCTTTATATGCGTGCTGGGTTCGACTCATGTTTGCCAGGCTGGCAAGAAGGCTTTTGCACGGATTACGCTGAAATCCGAGTAA
- a CDS encoding peptidoglycan DD-metalloendopeptidase family protein, which produces MTTEPSKAPPLYPKTHLLAASGIAALLSLALLVFPSSDVEAKKTTLSLELESPAEQLTQDQDAADAVQATNEPVASPFAQIENSTEDAPQTAQAAPAPAPVAPEKKAPGHREVIVSKGDTLSTLFEKVGLPAAAVHDVLASDKQAKQFSQLKHGQKLEFELNPQGQLTNLHSKVSDVETITLTKNDKGYVFNRVTAKPTVRTAYVHGVINSSLSQSAARAGLSHSLTMDMASVFGYDVDFAQDIRQGDEFDVIYEQKVVNGKAVGNGPILSARFTNRGKTYTAVRYTNKQGNSSYYTADGNSMRKAFIRTPVDFARISSKFSMGRKHPILNKIRAHKGVDYAAPRGTPIKAAGDGKVLLAGRRGGYGNTVIIQHGNTYRTLYGHMQGFAKGVKTGGTVKQGQVIGYIGTTGLSTGPHLHYEFQVNGVHVDPLGQKLPMADPIAKAERARFLAQSQPLMARMDQEKATMLASSKR; this is translated from the coding sequence ATGACCACTGAACCGTCTAAAGCGCCACCGCTTTACCCGAAGACCCACCTGCTTGCCGCAAGTGGGATCGCCGCCCTTCTCAGCCTGGCGCTCCTGGTATTTCCTTCCAGTGATGTTGAAGCCAAAAAGACGACCCTGAGCCTTGAACTGGAAAGTCCTGCTGAACAACTGACACAAGATCAAGACGCTGCTGACGCGGTTCAAGCCACAAATGAGCCAGTAGCTTCGCCCTTCGCGCAGATCGAAAACAGCACAGAAGACGCACCTCAAACCGCCCAGGCCGCGCCAGCGCCTGCTCCGGTCGCTCCTGAAAAGAAGGCTCCAGGCCACAGGGAAGTGATCGTCTCCAAGGGTGATACCCTTTCGACATTGTTCGAGAAGGTCGGCCTTCCCGCTGCAGCCGTGCATGACGTGCTGGCCAGCGACAAACAGGCCAAGCAGTTCAGCCAGCTCAAACACGGCCAGAAACTCGAATTCGAGCTCAACCCGCAAGGCCAACTGACCAACCTGCACAGCAAGGTCAGCGACGTCGAAACCATCACCCTGACCAAGAACGACAAGGGTTATGTATTCAACCGCGTAACCGCCAAACCTACCGTTCGTACTGCCTATGTCCACGGCGTGATCAACAGCTCGCTGTCCCAGTCCGCCGCCCGCGCCGGCCTGTCCCACAGCCTGACCATGGATATGGCCAGCGTGTTCGGCTACGACGTCGACTTCGCCCAGGATATCCGCCAGGGCGACGAGTTCGACGTGATCTACGAACAGAAAGTGGTCAATGGCAAAGCCGTCGGCAACGGCCCGATCCTGTCCGCCCGCTTCACCAACCGCGGCAAGACCTACACCGCCGTGCGTTACACCAACAAGCAGGGCAACAGCAGCTACTACACCGCCGATGGCAACAGCATGCGCAAGGCGTTCATCCGCACGCCGGTGGACTTCGCCCGCATCAGCTCCAAGTTTTCCATGGGCCGCAAACACCCGATCCTCAACAAGATCCGCGCCCACAAAGGTGTCGACTACGCCGCCCCGCGCGGTACGCCAATCAAGGCTGCCGGTGACGGCAAAGTATTGCTGGCCGGTCGTCGTGGCGGTTACGGCAACACCGTGATCATTCAGCACGGCAATACCTACCGCACGCTGTACGGCCATATGCAGGGTTTCGCCAAAGGCGTGAAAACCGGCGGTACCGTCAAGCAGGGCCAGGTGATCGGCTACATCGGCACCACCGGCCTGTCCACCGGTCCGCACCTGCACTATGAGTTCCAGGTCAACGGTGTTCACGTCGATCCGCTGGGCCAGAAGCTGCCAATGGCCGACCCGATTGCCAAAGCCGAACGCGCCCGCTTCCTGGCACAGAGCCAGCCGCTGATGGCTCGCATGGACCAAGAGAAGGCCACCATGCTGGCTTCGAGCAAACGTTAA
- a CDS encoding anhydro-N-acetylmuramic acid kinase: MALYIGVMSGTSLDGLDIALIEQSSAINLIATHYIPMPESLRAELLGLCASGPDEIARSAIAQQNWVKLAAEGIHILLEQQQLKPEAIRAIGSHGQTIRHEPARGFTVQIGNPALLTELTGITVVSDFRSRDVAAGGQGAPLVPAFHEALFEERTGNRAVLNVGGFSNVSLIEPNKPVAGFDCGPGNVLMDAWIHQQRGENYDRNGQWAASGRVEPVLLKALLSDPFFSTQGPKSTGREVFNLPWLEQHLSHLPGFTPENVQATLLELTALTIVESLQSAQSNTEELLVCGGGAHNATLMKRLADLLPNAKVASTATHGVDPDWVEAMAFAWLAHCCLEGITANRPSVTGAKGLRILGAIYPN; the protein is encoded by the coding sequence ATGGCTCTTTATATCGGCGTGATGTCCGGCACCAGTCTCGACGGGCTGGACATCGCCCTGATCGAGCAATCCTCGGCGATCAACCTGATCGCCACGCACTACATTCCCATGCCTGAGTCCCTGCGCGCCGAGCTGCTTGGCTTGTGCGCCAGTGGTCCCGACGAGATCGCCCGCTCGGCCATTGCCCAACAGAATTGGGTGAAGCTTGCCGCCGAAGGGATCCATATCCTGCTCGAACAGCAACAGCTCAAACCCGAAGCCATTCGCGCGATCGGCAGCCACGGCCAGACCATTCGCCATGAGCCGGCACGCGGCTTCACCGTACAGATCGGCAACCCTGCCCTGCTGACCGAGCTGACCGGCATTACGGTCGTCAGTGACTTCCGCAGCCGTGATGTGGCCGCCGGCGGTCAAGGCGCCCCTCTGGTTCCCGCCTTCCACGAAGCGTTGTTCGAAGAGCGTACCGGTAACCGCGCGGTCCTGAATGTCGGCGGTTTCAGCAATGTCAGCCTGATCGAGCCGAACAAGCCTGTAGCCGGATTCGACTGCGGGCCTGGGAATGTTCTGATGGATGCGTGGATTCACCAGCAACGCGGGGAAAACTATGATCGCAACGGTCAATGGGCAGCCAGCGGCAGGGTTGAGCCGGTCCTGCTCAAGGCATTGCTGAGCGATCCCTTCTTCTCGACCCAAGGCCCGAAGAGTACCGGCCGGGAAGTGTTCAACCTGCCTTGGCTGGAACAGCATCTGTCACACCTGCCGGGTTTCACACCCGAAAACGTACAGGCAACGCTGCTCGAACTGACGGCGCTGACCATCGTCGAATCGCTGCAAAGCGCTCAATCGAATACCGAAGAACTGCTGGTCTGCGGCGGCGGCGCCCACAACGCCACGCTGATGAAGCGTCTGGCTGACCTGCTACCAAACGCAAAAGTCGCCAGCACCGCCACCCACGGCGTAGATCCGGATTGGGTCGAAGCCATGGCCTTCGCCTGGCTGGCCCATTGCTGCCTGGAGGGCATCACTGCCAATCGCCCCAGCGTCACCGGCGCCAAGGGTTTGCGCATACTCGGCGCCATCTACCCCAACTAA
- the erpA gene encoding iron-sulfur cluster insertion protein ErpA, whose product MSVESFTPTALQFTQGAAHKVKSLVDEEGNDRLKLRVFVTGGGCSGFQYGFTFDEDVAEDDTIVEREGVSLVVDPMSFQYLAGAEVDYQEGLEGSRFVIKNPNATTTCGCGSSFSI is encoded by the coding sequence ATGAGCGTCGAATCCTTCACCCCCACGGCTTTGCAATTCACCCAGGGTGCCGCGCACAAGGTGAAGAGCCTGGTCGATGAAGAGGGGAATGATCGCTTGAAGCTGCGCGTATTCGTTACGGGCGGCGGTTGTTCAGGGTTTCAGTACGGCTTCACCTTCGATGAGGATGTGGCCGAGGACGACACCATCGTCGAGCGCGAAGGCGTCAGTCTGGTGGTTGATCCGATGAGTTTCCAATACCTGGCAGGTGCCGAGGTGGACTACCAGGAAGGTCTGGAAGGTTCGCGGTTCGTGATCAAGAACCCGAATGCCACCACGACGTGTGGTTGCGGTTCTTCGTTCTCGATCTGA
- the argC gene encoding N-acetyl-gamma-glutamyl-phosphate reductase, whose product MVKVGIVGGTGYTGVELLRLLAQHPQAEVVVITSRSEAGLAVADMYPNLRGHYDGLAFSVPDIKTLGACDVVFFATPHGVAHALAGELLAAGTKVIDLSADFRLQDADEWAKWYGQPHGAPELLDEAVYGLPEVNREQIKKARLIAVPGCYPTATQLGFLPLLEAGLADTSLLIADCKSGVSGAGRGASVGSLYSETSESMKAYAVKGHRHLPEIRQGLRRAAGKDVGLTFVPHLTPMIRGIHSTLYATVVDRSVDLQALFEKRYANEPFVDVMPAGSHPETRSVRGANVCRIAVHRPQDGDLVVVLSVIDNLVKGASGQAVQNMNILFGLDERFGLSHAGMLP is encoded by the coding sequence ATGGTCAAGGTCGGTATCGTCGGCGGCACGGGTTACACCGGTGTCGAACTGCTGCGTCTGTTGGCACAGCATCCGCAGGCAGAAGTGGTGGTGATCACTTCCCGATCCGAGGCCGGTCTGGCCGTGGCTGATATGTACCCGAACCTGCGCGGTCACTACGATGGCCTGGCATTCAGCGTGCCGGACATCAAGACCCTGGGCGCCTGCGACGTGGTGTTCTTCGCCACTCCGCACGGGGTTGCCCACGCACTGGCAGGCGAATTGCTGGCAGCGGGCACCAAGGTCATCGACCTGTCGGCGGATTTCCGTCTGCAGGACGCGGATGAATGGGCCAAGTGGTACGGCCAGCCGCACGGTGCGCCGGAGCTGCTGGACGAAGCGGTTTATGGCTTGCCGGAAGTCAACCGCGAGCAAATCAAGAAAGCACGCCTGATCGCGGTGCCGGGTTGCTATCCGACCGCAACGCAGCTGGGTTTCCTGCCGTTGCTTGAGGCAGGTCTGGCCGATACTTCGCTGCTGATCGCCGACTGCAAATCCGGTGTCAGCGGTGCCGGCCGTGGTGCTTCCGTGGGCTCGCTGTATTCCGAGACGTCGGAAAGCATGAAGGCCTATGCGGTGAAAGGTCACCGTCATTTGCCGGAAATTCGTCAGGGGCTGCGTCGTGCGGCGGGCAAGGATGTCGGTCTGACCTTCGTGCCACACCTGACGCCGATGATTCGTGGCATTCACTCCACGCTCTATGCGACTGTGGTTGATCGCTCGGTGGATCTGCAGGCACTGTTCGAAAAGCGTTATGCCAATGAACCGTTCGTCGACGTGATGCCGGCCGGCAGCCATCCGGAAACCCGTAGCGTGCGCGGTGCCAACGTCTGCCGAATTGCGGTTCACCGTCCACAGGATGGTGATCTGGTGGTGGTGCTGTCGGTGATCGACAATCTGGTCAAGGGCGCGTCGGGTCAGGCGGTGCAGAACATGAACATCCTGTTCGGTCTGGATGAGCGCTTTGGTCTGTCCCACGCGGGCATGCTGCCGTAA
- the hemJ gene encoding protoporphyrinogen oxidase HemJ, with the protein MLYLWIKALHIVSIVCWFAGLFYLPRLFVYHAQSEDTISKERFSVMERKLYRGIMGPAMIAALIFGGWLIYLNPSIFSSGGWIHAKLTLVVLLIGYHHMCGAQVKRFARGENTRSHVFYRWFNEVPVLILLAIVILVVVKPF; encoded by the coding sequence ATGCTCTATCTGTGGATCAAAGCGCTTCATATCGTCAGCATCGTGTGCTGGTTTGCCGGACTGTTCTACCTGCCGCGACTGTTCGTTTATCACGCCCAAAGTGAAGATACGATCAGTAAAGAACGCTTCAGCGTCATGGAACGCAAGCTGTATCGCGGCATCATGGGCCCGGCGATGATCGCTGCCCTGATCTTCGGCGGCTGGCTGATCTACCTGAACCCGAGCATCTTCAGCAGCGGTGGCTGGATCCACGCCAAGCTGACCCTGGTCGTGCTGTTGATCGGTTATCACCACATGTGCGGTGCGCAGGTAAAACGTTTTGCCCGTGGCGAGAACACCCGCAGCCATGTCTTTTATCGCTGGTTCAATGAAGTGCCGGTTCTGATATTGCTGGCTATCGTAATTCTGGTCGTGGTCAAGCCGTTCTAA
- a CDS encoding NAD(P)H-dependent flavin oxidoreductase, translating into MSLPALLEQRLRLPVVAAPMFLISNPELVLACCRNGVVGSFPALNQRESSGFKAWLEQIEAGLATLDNPAPYAVNLIVHKSNPRLQADLNICVEHKVPIVITSLGAVKELVDAVHSYGGLVFHDVTTRRHAEKAAEAGVDGLIAVAAGAGGHAGTWSPFSLIAEIRQFFDKTLLLAGCLNHGHEILAAQLLGADLAYFGTRFIGTTESHAPDAYKEMLLTAKAADIIHTPAVSGVPASFMRQSLEAAGFDTAALQGKGEVNFGDKLKPINDEAKAWKTVWSAGQGVGEIEDLPSVDQLVARLDAEYRQALEHAAQLPKRWPR; encoded by the coding sequence ATGTCGCTGCCCGCTCTGCTCGAACAACGTCTGCGCCTGCCCGTCGTGGCTGCGCCGATGTTCCTGATTTCCAATCCTGAACTGGTGCTCGCGTGCTGTCGCAACGGCGTGGTGGGCAGCTTTCCGGCGCTCAACCAACGCGAAAGCAGCGGGTTCAAGGCCTGGCTGGAACAGATCGAAGCGGGACTGGCGACACTGGATAACCCGGCGCCGTATGCCGTGAACCTGATTGTTCACAAGAGCAATCCGCGTCTGCAGGCGGATCTGAACATCTGCGTCGAGCACAAGGTGCCGATCGTCATCACCAGCCTCGGTGCAGTGAAGGAGTTGGTGGACGCTGTGCACAGCTATGGCGGCCTGGTGTTCCACGACGTGACGACTCGCCGCCATGCGGAAAAAGCCGCCGAAGCCGGCGTCGATGGCTTGATCGCCGTTGCCGCCGGCGCCGGTGGTCATGCCGGCACCTGGAGTCCGTTCTCGCTGATTGCCGAGATTCGTCAGTTCTTCGACAAGACGCTGCTGCTTGCAGGATGTTTGAACCACGGCCATGAGATTCTCGCCGCACAGTTGCTTGGCGCGGATTTGGCCTACTTCGGAACACGATTCATCGGTACGACAGAAAGTCATGCGCCCGACGCCTACAAGGAGATGCTCCTGACAGCCAAGGCAGCGGACATCATTCATACTCCTGCCGTGTCTGGAGTACCGGCCAGCTTCATGCGTCAAAGCCTGGAAGCTGCCGGTTTCGACACGGCTGCGCTGCAAGGCAAAGGTGAAGTGAACTTCGGCGACAAGCTCAAACCGATCAACGATGAAGCCAAGGCCTGGAAAACCGTGTGGTCGGCCGGCCAGGGGGTAGGCGAAATCGAGGATCTGCCGAGCGTTGACCAACTGGTGGCACGCCTCGATGCCGAGTATCGCCAGGCCCTGGAGCACGCAGCGCAACTTCCGAAACGCTGGCCACGCTGA
- a CDS encoding DUF805 domain-containing protein: protein MSEPRYKIVFDGALQPGVDITTAKLNLADLFKSDVAGIERLFNGRAVAFKRDLSHSDAQAYLQALGKTGIDARIETETAIELNLSDVQEHSAAVTEPDSPYAPPRASVGEHLPEFAALKPLSVEGRIGRLRYLAWSMVLSLVTLPIIGVFALIGLGLVSADSTSGLIIGGIFAFFLFLAFAIVGILFSIQRLHDIGWSGWLWLLTLVPFVGSFFPLVIMVMPGNTGANRYGPPPPPNSTAVKVLCSLWIVFIGLFFVGGMLGGISAIQQEYETSLESSYESGSVTADEVDVEVEPAPNSVDDAAEAAPAPVDSAKE from the coding sequence ATGAGCGAACCGCGTTACAAGATCGTTTTCGACGGAGCCCTTCAGCCTGGCGTCGATATCACCACGGCCAAACTCAATCTGGCCGACCTGTTCAAGAGTGACGTGGCCGGCATCGAGCGCCTGTTCAATGGACGCGCCGTTGCCTTCAAGCGCGACCTGTCACACAGCGACGCCCAGGCTTATTTGCAAGCGCTGGGCAAGACCGGGATCGACGCCCGGATCGAGACAGAAACAGCCATCGAACTGAATCTGTCCGATGTCCAGGAACACTCCGCTGCCGTGACTGAGCCCGACTCACCCTATGCACCACCTCGGGCAAGTGTCGGTGAACACCTGCCGGAGTTCGCCGCGCTCAAGCCATTGAGCGTCGAAGGACGGATCGGACGCCTGCGCTACCTGGCATGGTCAATGGTACTGAGTCTGGTGACCCTGCCAATCATCGGTGTGTTTGCGCTGATCGGTCTGGGCCTGGTGAGCGCCGATTCGACCTCCGGCCTGATCATTGGCGGTATCTTCGCCTTCTTCCTGTTCCTGGCCTTCGCGATCGTCGGCATCCTGTTCAGCATTCAGCGTCTGCACGATATCGGCTGGTCAGGCTGGCTCTGGCTACTGACCCTGGTACCGTTCGTGGGCAGCTTCTTCCCGCTGGTGATCATGGTCATGCCCGGCAATACCGGCGCCAATCGCTATGGCCCGCCACCGCCGCCGAACAGCACCGCCGTCAAAGTGCTGTGCTCTCTGTGGATCGTCTTTATCGGGTTGTTCTTCGTCGGCGGAATGCTGGGCGGGATCTCCGCGATCCAGCAGGAGTACGAAACCAGCCTCGAAAGCAGTTATGAGAGCGGTTCGGTGACCGCTGATGAAGTCGATGTCGAAGTCGAGCCCGCGCCGAATTCGGTGGACGATGCAGCCGAAGCCGCGCCGGCCCCTGTAGACTCTGCGAAAGAATGA
- a CDS encoding SDR family NAD(P)-dependent oxidoreductase, which produces MTRYALITGASSGIGLAMAEALARRGRSLILVARQRDQLESIAIELTQRFGVEVLFRACDLGEPLRLSGFLLELEEGDRQIDLLVNCAGIGTCGPFLAQDWMTEQDLIEVNILALTRLCHAIGNSMALQGGGQILNVASVAAFNPGPWMSTYYASKAYVLHFSEALRVELKKCAVKVSVLCPGPTRTAFFRTAQLNNDKLNTSKLLMSPEEVALYTVRALEKNRAIIIPGRRNRWFAFLPRLGSRWLNRTIVGMVNKAYCPR; this is translated from the coding sequence ATGACCCGTTACGCTCTGATCACTGGCGCCTCCAGCGGTATCGGCCTGGCCATGGCCGAAGCCCTGGCCCGCCGTGGCCGCAGCCTGATTCTGGTGGCCCGACAGCGTGATCAGCTGGAAAGCATTGCGATTGAACTGACCCAGCGTTTCGGCGTGGAGGTACTGTTCCGGGCCTGCGATCTGGGTGAGCCGTTGCGCCTGTCCGGGTTTCTGCTGGAGCTTGAAGAAGGTGACCGGCAGATCGATTTGCTGGTGAACTGCGCCGGCATCGGCACCTGCGGCCCCTTCCTGGCTCAGGACTGGATGACCGAACAAGACCTGATCGAGGTGAACATCCTCGCCCTCACCCGCCTGTGCCACGCGATCGGCAACAGCATGGCCCTGCAGGGCGGCGGGCAGATTCTCAACGTTGCGTCGGTGGCGGCTTTCAATCCAGGCCCATGGATGAGCACCTACTACGCCAGCAAGGCCTACGTTCTGCATTTTTCCGAAGCGCTGCGGGTGGAACTGAAAAAATGCGCCGTGAAAGTCTCGGTGCTCTGCCCGGGCCCGACGCGCACGGCGTTCTTTCGCACGGCGCAACTGAACAACGACAAACTCAACACCAGCAAACTGCTGATGAGCCCCGAAGAGGTCGCGCTATACACCGTGCGCGCCCTGGAGAAAAACCGCGCGATCATCATTCCCGGGCGCAGAAACCGCTGGTTCGCCTTTCTGCCACGACTGGGTTCGCGCTGGCTCAACCGCACCATCGTCGGCATGGTCAACAAAGCTTACTGCCCGCGCTGA
- a CDS encoding histidine triad nucleotide-binding protein: protein MDTLFTKIINREIPAKIIYEDDQVLAFHDIAPQAPVHFLVIPKKPVRTLNDLTEDDKALAGHILFTAQRLALELGCEEGFRVVMNCNEKGGQTVYHIHMHVLGQRQMNWPPG, encoded by the coding sequence GTGGATACTCTGTTCACCAAGATCATCAACCGGGAAATCCCGGCGAAGATCATCTACGAGGACGACCAGGTTCTGGCGTTCCACGACATCGCCCCACAGGCACCGGTGCATTTTCTGGTGATCCCGAAGAAACCGGTGCGCACCCTCAACGACCTGACGGAAGACGACAAGGCACTGGCCGGGCACATCCTGTTCACCGCCCAGCGCCTGGCGCTGGAGCTGGGTTGCGAGGAAGGCTTCCGGGTGGTGATGAACTGCAATGAAAAGGGTGGGCAGACGGTCTACCACATTCATATGCACGTACTCGGTCAACGCCAGATGAACTGGCCACCGGGCTGA